One region of Campylobacter concisus genomic DNA includes:
- a CDS encoding 4Fe-4S dicluster domain-containing protein produces the protein MQQTLNSRRSFIAAAGLFFATTALKAAPKDFSGSSVRYGMAIDLTRCVGCQSCTMSCMLENDVQPGAFRTIVSEYEARDKSGKMAVIASLPRLCNHCNNPACISVCPTGASHQRSNGIVKIDTKECIGCALCVEACPYHARYLSLHTYKADKCTFCDHRLRAGLQPACVESCVGGSRIIGDLNDPNSNIRKFLATHETMVIDSPKNTNPQVFYHGVSEILAKNNKKLELDNGYKKVISWSEEIAQ, from the coding sequence GCAGCTGCAGGATTATTTTTCGCTACGACCGCACTAAAGGCTGCACCAAAAGACTTTAGTGGTAGTAGTGTTCGCTACGGCATGGCGATAGATCTAACAAGATGTGTTGGATGTCAGTCATGTACTATGAGCTGTATGTTAGAAAACGACGTTCAGCCAGGCGCTTTTAGAACCATTGTTTCCGAGTACGAGGCAAGAGATAAGAGCGGTAAAATGGCAGTCATTGCGTCACTTCCAAGGCTTTGCAACCATTGCAACAATCCAGCCTGTATTAGTGTTTGTCCAACTGGTGCTAGCCATCAAAGAAGTAATGGCATAGTAAAGATTGATACAAAAGAGTGCATAGGCTGTGCGCTTTGCGTAGAGGCCTGTCCATATCACGCAAGATATCTTAGCCTGCATACCTATAAGGCCGATAAATGTACCTTTTGTGACCACAGACTAAGAGCAGGGCTTCAGCCAGCATGTGTAGAGAGCTGTGTGGGCGGTAGCCGTATAATAGGCGATCTTAATGATCCTAACTCAAATATTAGAAAATTTCTAGCCACACATGAGACTATGGTTATAGATAGCCCTAAAAATACAAATCCACAGGTGTTCTACCACGGTGTTAGTGAAATTTTGGCTAAAAACAATAAAAAACTCGAGCTTGATAATGGATATAAAAAGGTTATCAGCTGGAGCGAAGAGATAGCACAGTAA